In Halorhabdus rudnickae, the following proteins share a genomic window:
- a CDS encoding DUF367 family protein: MELHVRYEGDDDPEKCTARKLARFDLARLHRSPRSVPPGIVLNPFAEQALSPADADHDRLVALDCSWETAETEAFDLPGVQRSLPFLVAGNPVNYGTPFQLSTVEAFAGALVILGEREQAEEILSKFTWGHTFLELNAEPLERYAACKDSAAVVAVQDDYLADESD, translated from the coding sequence GTGGAGCTACACGTCCGCTACGAGGGCGACGACGACCCCGAAAAGTGCACGGCCCGGAAGCTTGCCCGCTTCGACCTGGCGAGACTACACCGCTCGCCCCGGTCCGTCCCACCGGGGATCGTCCTCAACCCTTTCGCCGAGCAAGCGCTCTCACCGGCCGACGCCGACCACGACCGGCTGGTCGCCCTGGACTGCTCGTGGGAGACCGCCGAGACGGAGGCCTTCGACCTGCCGGGCGTCCAGCGCTCGCTGCCGTTCCTCGTGGCGGGAAACCCCGTCAATTACGGGACTCCCTTCCAGCTGTCGACCGTCGAGGCCTTCGCGGGCGCGCTTGTCATCCTCGGCGAGCGCGAGCAGGCCGAGGAGATCCTCTCGAAGTTCACCTGGGGCCATACTTTTCTGGAGCTCAACGCCGAACCGCTCGAACGCTACGCGGCCTGTAAGGACTCGGCGGCCGTCGTCGCGGTACAGGACGATTATCTCGCGGACGAATCTGATTGA
- a CDS encoding MBL fold metallo-hydrolase, with protein MAIGDVIRVTTGTCSDLYYVDTGMYDVKRYGSVYVLDAERPTIVETGIGTNYERILDALEDVGLAPAEIEVIAVTHVHLDHAGGAGFLSEACPNATIVVHEIGAAHLVDPGRLWEGTKQAVGDQISHYVEPDPVPDDRVRTIADGDEVDLGDHALVAHHAPGHAPHQVVYEDPENDAVFTGDAAGLYVPDRDRAEPTSPPPDFDLEQALRDVETIQNLAPETLLYSHFGPAPRTHQLDGYARRLSDWVQAVAAARNELEDDDAVIEHFAGETAATEIWGEEKGRGETAMNVRGVLTYLDE; from the coding sequence ATGGCTATCGGTGACGTGATCCGAGTAACGACCGGCACCTGTAGCGACCTCTACTACGTCGATACGGGGATGTACGATGTCAAGAGGTACGGCTCGGTATACGTCCTCGACGCCGAGCGACCCACGATCGTCGAGACCGGTATCGGCACCAACTACGAGCGGATCCTCGACGCGCTAGAGGACGTGGGGCTGGCTCCCGCGGAGATCGAGGTAATCGCCGTGACACACGTCCACCTCGATCACGCCGGCGGGGCCGGCTTTCTCTCCGAGGCGTGTCCCAACGCGACGATCGTCGTCCACGAGATCGGCGCCGCCCACCTCGTCGATCCCGGGCGGCTCTGGGAGGGAACCAAACAGGCCGTCGGCGACCAGATCAGCCACTATGTCGAGCCGGATCCGGTCCCGGACGATCGCGTCCGGACGATCGCCGACGGCGACGAGGTCGACCTCGGCGATCATGCCCTGGTCGCTCACCACGCGCCGGGACACGCCCCTCACCAGGTCGTCTACGAGGACCCCGAAAACGACGCCGTCTTCACCGGCGACGCGGCAGGGCTGTACGTCCCCGACCGTGACCGGGCGGAGCCGACATCGCCGCCGCCGGACTTCGACCTAGAGCAGGCGCTGCGGGACGTCGAAACGATCCAGAATCTGGCGCCGGAGACGCTGCTGTACTCCCACTTCGGCCCCGCACCGCGGACCCACCAGCTCGATGGATACGCCCGTCGACTCAGCGACTGGGTCCAGGCGGTCGCCGCCGCCCGGAACGAACTCGAAGACGACGATGCCGTGATCGAGCACTTCGCGGGCGAGACTGCCGCGACCGAGATCTGGGGCGAGGAGAAAGGGCGTGGAGAGACAGCGATGAACGTCCGCGGTGTACTGACATATCTGGACGAGTAG
- a CDS encoding 50S ribosomal protein L40e: MARFEKAEGRLLEKQICMRCNARNPERASQCRKCGYGKLRPKAKEPRSA; the protein is encoded by the coding sequence ATGGCCAGATTCGAAAAAGCCGAGGGACGACTCCTCGAGAAGCAGATCTGCATGCGGTGTAACGCACGCAACCCCGAACGCGCCAGCCAGTGCCGGAAGTGTGGCTACGGGAAACTCCGTCCGAAGGCCAAGGAACCCCGCTCGGCCTGA